One part of the Methanobacterium petrolearium genome encodes these proteins:
- a CDS encoding cation:proton antiporter — MIELLLFLIMLFIVAIISLKIDKLPISPQMIFIFAGILSGWFFTGYVDIKEPPISTTLFLIAEIALVLVLFTDASRVPLKDLRTNNLPPRLLSIGLILTIILGVVLATLIFTDLTFWEAAIIGVVLAPTDAALGQIVVKNKGIPLKIREALEIESGLNDGLVVPFLLVFISIGMAAETFSPTGYFIKVALEQIGLGVLAGLVVGLLGSWLVIKSRDKSWITSEYQRIAFLVLAIISFIVADEMGGSGFIAAFVGGLAAGYITQDAGKVLMDFAETEGQFLNLTVFFILGIVIVGLLPHITWQVILYVILSLTVIRMLPVAISLIGTKINWDTALFMGWFGPRGLASVVLTSYALERLTTFPGKDTFILVVFITVLVSVVAHGVTALPLSKIYSQRNQ; from the coding sequence ATGATTGAACTATTATTATTCCTCATCATGCTTTTTATTGTAGCCATAATCTCTTTAAAAATTGATAAACTACCAATTAGTCCGCAGATGATATTTATTTTCGCTGGAATCTTATCAGGATGGTTTTTTACAGGTTATGTGGATATTAAAGAACCACCCATTTCCACAACATTATTTTTAATAGCAGAAATAGCCCTGGTGTTGGTTTTATTCACCGATGCATCCAGAGTTCCCTTAAAAGATCTTAGAACCAATAACTTACCTCCAAGACTCCTTAGTATTGGACTTATATTAACCATAATTCTGGGGGTCGTGCTTGCAACTTTAATATTTACTGATTTAACTTTTTGGGAAGCAGCAATAATTGGCGTGGTTTTGGCTCCTACCGACGCTGCCTTAGGACAGATAGTGGTGAAAAATAAGGGAATACCACTTAAAATCCGTGAAGCACTGGAAATTGAGAGTGGATTAAATGATGGGTTGGTTGTACCCTTTTTACTGGTTTTCATTAGCATTGGCATGGCCGCAGAAACATTTTCTCCTACTGGTTACTTCATTAAAGTTGCACTGGAACAGATAGGATTAGGAGTACTTGCAGGTCTTGTTGTTGGACTTTTAGGGTCCTGGCTGGTTATAAAATCACGAGACAAAAGCTGGATAACTTCTGAATATCAGAGAATAGCTTTTTTGGTTCTGGCTATAATCTCATTTATTGTGGCTGATGAAATGGGTGGCAGTGGTTTTATTGCAGCGTTTGTTGGTGGTCTGGCAGCAGGATACATTACTCAGGATGCAGGTAAAGTTTTAATGGATTTTGCAGAAACAGAAGGGCAATTTTTAAATTTAACTGTCTTTTTCATTTTAGGCATAGTTATTGTCGGTTTACTGCCACATATCACCTGGCAGGTAATTCTTTATGTAATTTTAAGTTTAACTGTTATCCGCATGTTACCGGTGGCTATATCTTTAATCGGGACTAAAATAAATTGGGATACAGCATTGTTCATGGGATGGTTTGGTCCCAGAGGATTAGCATCAGTAGTGTTGACTAGTTACGCTCTGGAAAGATTAACCACTTTTCCAGGAAAGGATACTTTTATCTTAGTGGTTTTTATCACAGTACTAGTTAGTGTAGTGGCCCATGGAGTAACAGCTCTGCCGTTATCAAAAATTTATAGCCAAAGAAATCAGTAA
- a CDS encoding DUF3795 domain-containing protein produces the protein MKNIAVCGLVCQECQFFNETCQGCNEVKGKTFWAQEIMPKKVCPIFNCAVNDKTYRNCGECSQLPCNIFNELKDPNISDEEHERSISDRITRLKSK, from the coding sequence ATGAAAAACATTGCAGTATGTGGACTGGTCTGTCAGGAATGCCAGTTTTTTAATGAAACATGCCAGGGATGTAATGAAGTTAAAGGAAAAACCTTCTGGGCCCAAGAAATAATGCCAAAAAAGGTTTGCCCAATCTTCAATTGTGCGGTTAATGATAAAACCTATAGAAATTGTGGGGAATGTTCCCAGTTACCCTGCAATATATTTAATGAACTGAAAGATCCCAATATTTCTGATGAAGAGCATGAAAGATCTATTTCTGACAGGATAACAAGATTAAAATCTAAATAG
- a CDS encoding PadR family transcriptional regulator, with product MPRISDLEVAILGMLYEEPQYGYQLEKTIEGWGMRNWTQIGFSSIYYVLKKLEKKELVTSKLERVEGKPSRKVFTITDLGRKTLKEKIVDLLSWNKKLINPFDLGLAYLNYLEPQKIIECLENYLESAEGRIKFLESSVKMQEELNTPYYVVALFSRPLATLKTEREWVTEFIEKIKREENL from the coding sequence ATGCCTAGAATATCAGATTTAGAGGTAGCCATACTGGGCATGTTATATGAAGAACCACAGTACGGTTACCAACTGGAAAAGACCATTGAAGGATGGGGTATGCGTAACTGGACCCAGATAGGATTTTCATCCATTTATTATGTTTTAAAAAAGTTAGAAAAAAAGGAACTGGTCACATCAAAGCTAGAAAGAGTGGAAGGAAAGCCTTCTCGTAAGGTGTTCACCATCACTGATCTGGGGAGGAAGACTCTGAAAGAAAAGATTGTTGACCTGCTTTCATGGAATAAAAAGTTAATTAACCCTTTTGATCTGGGACTGGCTTACCTTAACTATTTAGAACCGCAAAAAATCATTGAATGCCTGGAAAATTATCTAGAATCAGCTGAAGGTAGGATTAAATTCCTGGAAAGCTCGGTAAAAATGCAGGAAGAACTAAACACACCTTATTACGTTGTGGCACTTTTTAGCAGGCCCTTGGCAACTCTCAAAACAGAGAGGGAATGGGTAACTGAATTCATTGAAAAAATTAAAAGGGAAGAAAATCTTTAG
- a CDS encoding cation:proton antiporter, with protein sequence MEIPLLKNVVIIIGLAVLVLLIFRKIRIPAILAFFVTGLLAGPHGLGLISSPDEVSLLADLGVIFLLFTIGIEFSLEKFSQIKRYVVIGGSLQLTLTLAAVYLICLSLGFNSSESIFIGFLVSFSSTAIVLRLLQEKDQMDSIHGQISLGILIFQDIAVVLVILFTPVLAGINNVTATNWPLLIAMGAGLILFTFISAKWIVPELLHYVARFKSRELFLLTIILICFGITWITSSIGLSTALGAFLAGLIISNTDYSHQALGNVLPFQDIFMSFFFVSIGMLLNPSFMAENLLLIIAITLAVLILKSLITGITAGLLGLSFRVMILVGLILSQIGEFSFILAATGLQLGIVNQNFFQIFLAVSLITMSVTPFIMAIAPLISNFSDKLPLPPRIKHGFYPFKTPPEEVLSDHLVIVGFGINGKNMAKAASKAQIPYVVVEINPEIVRNEKVHGESIYFGDAAHGTVLKNVNIREARIMVVAISDPIGTLKILDVAKKLNPNIYIIVRTRYIRDMENLYQMGADEIIPEEFETSIEIFSRVLDQYDLSKEQIDDFITEIRSDGYQMFRTLSQDESVTCTLNNGANTEVFSIPVGSDMDGEVLTKFMENYNGEVLAVVRNSKTFKDPDINFKILEDDMVIMAGEKRE encoded by the coding sequence ATGGAGATACCCTTATTAAAAAATGTAGTCATAATAATAGGATTAGCAGTTTTAGTCCTTTTAATATTCCGTAAAATTAGAATCCCTGCGATTTTAGCATTTTTTGTAACAGGTTTATTAGCTGGTCCCCATGGATTGGGTCTGATAAGTTCTCCAGATGAAGTTAGTCTTTTGGCAGATTTGGGAGTGATTTTCCTCCTTTTTACCATAGGAATAGAGTTTTCCCTGGAAAAGTTTTCTCAGATAAAAAGATACGTGGTTATTGGTGGTTCACTGCAGCTTACACTAACCTTAGCTGCGGTATATTTAATCTGTTTAAGTTTAGGTTTTAACTCATCAGAATCTATTTTCATCGGGTTTCTGGTTTCTTTTAGCAGCACTGCCATTGTTTTGCGCCTTCTCCAGGAAAAAGATCAGATGGACAGTATCCATGGGCAGATATCCCTGGGAATCCTAATTTTCCAGGACATTGCCGTTGTTCTGGTAATCCTTTTTACTCCAGTACTAGCCGGCATCAACAATGTAACTGCAACTAACTGGCCCCTGTTAATTGCCATGGGTGCGGGTTTAATTTTATTCACTTTCATCAGTGCTAAATGGATCGTACCTGAACTTTTACATTACGTTGCCCGGTTTAAAAGCAGAGAATTGTTCCTTTTAACTATCATCTTAATATGTTTTGGAATCACCTGGATAACATCAAGTATAGGTTTATCAACGGCATTAGGGGCTTTTTTAGCGGGGTTGATTATTTCCAATACTGATTACAGTCACCAGGCCCTGGGAAATGTTTTACCATTCCAGGATATATTTATGAGTTTCTTTTTTGTTTCCATAGGAATGCTATTGAATCCAAGTTTCATGGCAGAAAACCTGCTTTTGATAATAGCCATTACCCTTGCTGTTCTTATTTTAAAGTCACTTATCACTGGTATCACTGCTGGGCTGTTAGGGTTATCATTCAGGGTCATGATTTTAGTGGGTTTGATATTAAGTCAGATAGGTGAATTTTCTTTCATCTTGGCTGCAACCGGACTCCAACTGGGAATTGTTAATCAAAACTTTTTCCAGATATTTCTAGCAGTTTCCCTTATCACTATGTCGGTAACTCCGTTTATAATGGCCATTGCACCCCTCATATCCAATTTTTCTGATAAATTACCCCTACCTCCCAGAATTAAACACGGATTTTATCCATTTAAAACCCCACCTGAAGAAGTTCTAAGTGACCATCTAGTAATAGTTGGTTTTGGTATAAATGGGAAGAACATGGCTAAAGCCGCTTCAAAAGCACAAATTCCCTATGTGGTTGTTGAAATAAACCCCGAAATCGTGAGAAATGAAAAAGTTCATGGAGAATCCATCTATTTTGGTGATGCTGCCCATGGAACTGTCTTAAAAAATGTTAATATAAGGGAGGCACGGATAATGGTGGTGGCAATTTCAGATCCAATAGGAACCCTTAAAATCCTGGATGTTGCCAAAAAACTCAATCCAAACATCTATATTATCGTCAGAACGCGATACATTAGAGATATGGAAAACTTGTATCAGATGGGTGCTGATGAGATAATACCTGAAGAATTTGAAACTTCAATTGAAATCTTCAGCAGGGTGCTGGATCAGTACGATTTATCAAAAGAACAGATCGATGATTTCATTACGGAAATCCGCTCTGATGGTTACCAGATGTTCAGAACTCTTTCCCAGGACGAATCGGTCACCTGCACACTAAACAATGGTGCAAACACTGAGGTGTTCTCAATACCCGTGGGGAGTGATATGGATGGAGAAGTTCTTACCAAATTTATGGAAAATTATAATGGTGAAGTGTTGGCAGTTGTTAGAAATTCAAAAACATTTAAAGATCCAGATATTAATTTTAAGATCTTAGAAGATGACATGGTTATTATGGCTGGCGAAAAAAGGGAATAA
- a CDS encoding amidohydrolase family protein, with translation MIIDSHIHLHPTEKVGKMVVEMIKEKHGVDYYSYGTPDDYLKDMKNAGIDKAIMVSFAPDNQLKNNNFWTVAITRPGKNRPAKYPMFIPFISVSPTMTGRKPLEELEHKLKWDMKGVKIHPVAQKFAPDDELMWPVYQWLTDHDLPITAHSGMNIDTNSTYGEPNRWLPVLEDFPELKLVLAHLGNGFWDQTVEIADKYPQVMFDTAIAISHINSPTTLDDEEAADLIRTIGPERVMFGSDYPWVDPKNDIEHIKNLPIPQKSKELILGENAKGFLNL, from the coding sequence ATGATCATTGACTCCCACATACACCTGCATCCAACAGAAAAAGTTGGAAAAATGGTTGTAGAAATGATTAAAGAGAAACATGGTGTGGATTATTACAGTTACGGCACACCAGATGATTATTTGAAAGACATGAAAAATGCGGGGATAGATAAGGCAATTATGGTTAGTTTCGCTCCGGATAACCAGCTTAAAAACAATAACTTCTGGACAGTGGCCATAACTCGACCAGGTAAAAACAGGCCAGCTAAATATCCCATGTTCATCCCATTTATCTCAGTAAGCCCCACCATGACCGGTCGAAAACCATTGGAGGAACTGGAACATAAACTCAAATGGGATATGAAGGGAGTGAAAATACATCCTGTGGCCCAAAAATTCGCTCCTGACGATGAACTGATGTGGCCAGTTTACCAATGGTTAACAGATCATGATCTACCGATAACTGCTCATTCTGGGATGAATATAGACACTAATTCTACCTATGGAGAGCCCAATAGATGGCTACCTGTACTGGAAGACTTTCCAGAGTTGAAACTGGTCCTGGCTCATCTGGGTAATGGATTTTGGGATCAGACAGTTGAAATAGCTGATAAATATCCTCAGGTGATGTTTGACACTGCTATTGCCATTTCACACATCAACTCCCCTACCACCTTAGATGATGAGGAAGCTGCTGACTTGATCAGAACTATAGGTCCTGAAAGAGTGATGTTTGGTTCTGATTATCCCTGGGTTGACCCTAAAAATGACATAGAACATATAAAAAATCTTCCAATACCTCAGAAAAGTAAAGAATTAATATTGGGAGAAAATGCAAAAGGATTCTTAAATTTATAA
- a CDS encoding PRC-barrel domain-containing protein produces the protein MPKINQNSLKISEKLSSDSKNISGLHGQIKEKLSHGTDTNDVSNQTNPFQNEYSHQLSEELEFAAKSDPYALELEKRFITVSNDLNNLDKDFIVENEYDAGKGYIDKNISATGDNVKLVPESSYGGMKGMSIMRIKDKIIGKEVVDIDANLIGKVKDVDVNFQNKTMEAFIIGKGGILEGLGGSGNDIIVPLHMVMAIGDKILINSAPQI, from the coding sequence ATGCCTAAAATAAATCAAAATAGTCTAAAAATTAGTGAAAAACTTTCAAGCGATAGTAAAAATATTTCTGGACTGCATGGGCAGATAAAAGAAAAATTAAGCCATGGAACAGACACAAATGATGTATCCAACCAAACAAACCCATTTCAAAATGAATATAGCCATCAGTTGTCAGAAGAATTGGAATTTGCCGCCAAAAGTGATCCCTACGCATTAGAACTTGAAAAAAGATTTATAACCGTGTCAAATGATTTAAACAACCTTGACAAAGATTTCATTGTGGAAAATGAATATGATGCCGGAAAAGGATATATTGACAAAAATATCAGTGCAACTGGTGATAATGTAAAGTTAGTCCCTGAATCTAGTTATGGAGGGATGAAAGGGATGAGTATTATGAGAATAAAAGATAAAATTATTGGTAAAGAAGTTGTGGATATCGATGCAAATTTAATTGGTAAAGTAAAGGATGTAGATGTAAATTTCCAGAACAAAACCATGGAAGCATTTATCATAGGGAAAGGTGGAATTTTAGAAGGTTTGGGTGGTTCTGGAAATGATATTATAGTTCCTCTTCACATGGTCATGGCTATTGGAGATAAAATACTCATAAACAGTGCACCTCAAATCTAG
- a CDS encoding DUF3795 domain-containing protein codes for MGRIPDETSPCGVFCGACPSYAKSCLGCGSEDHQQRRKSKWKCKIRNCCFEEKNLNFCIECDEFPCQLLEKKLKNSHPGEARFKYRHEIYDNLKEINEKGVKNWIKEQNKRFKCPKCDGRVVWYKYACNECGYEYSP; via the coding sequence ATGGGTAGAATACCGGATGAAACATCCCCTTGCGGAGTTTTTTGTGGAGCATGTCCCTCTTATGCGAAAAGCTGTTTAGGCTGCGGTTCTGAGGATCACCAGCAGCGTAGGAAAAGTAAGTGGAAATGCAAAATTAGGAATTGTTGTTTTGAAGAAAAAAATCTTAACTTTTGTATTGAATGTGATGAATTTCCCTGCCAATTACTAGAAAAGAAGTTGAAAAATTCTCATCCTGGCGAGGCCAGATTCAAATATCGCCATGAAATATACGATAACCTTAAAGAAATTAATGAAAAGGGTGTAAAAAACTGGATTAAAGAACAAAATAAGAGATTTAAATGTCCAAAATGCGATGGACGTGTTGTATGGTATAAATATGCATGTAATGAATGCGGATATGAATATTCACCTTAA
- a CDS encoding GyrI-like domain-containing protein, which yields MEIVEKKLGKMQVAYITYKGPFDEIPVLMGEVVGFIMAKGLQMMGPPYGIFFNSPQEVPVEELMYEIAIPFAGEAEEEGKVKIKTVPEQMVLSTIYKGPYSECGTAIGALAQYAYKNGYEIVGPLMETYLSDPNETPENELLTEESFPVIKK from the coding sequence ATGGAAATAGTCGAAAAGAAACTTGGAAAAATGCAGGTTGCATACATAACCTATAAAGGGCCCTTTGATGAAATTCCTGTTCTCATGGGTGAAGTTGTGGGGTTCATAATGGCTAAAGGACTGCAGATGATGGGTCCTCCATATGGAATATTCTTCAACAGCCCCCAGGAAGTACCAGTAGAAGAGCTGATGTATGAAATAGCAATCCCATTTGCAGGGGAAGCAGAAGAAGAGGGAAAAGTTAAAATCAAAACAGTTCCTGAGCAAATGGTCCTATCAACCATATATAAAGGTCCTTACAGTGAATGTGGAACTGCAATAGGTGCCCTGGCACAATATGCCTACAAAAATGGATATGAAATTGTAGGCCCACTCATGGAAACTTACCTCTCAGACCCCAATGAAACACCAGAAAATGAATTACTAACCGAAGAATCGTTCCCAGTGATTAAAAAGTAG
- the queC gene encoding 7-cyano-7-deazaguanine synthase QueC: MNNSNRKKAISVLSGGLDSTVATSLLVKDYDIHAVTFDYGQRSVKMEIRSSMAICEELGMEHTVIKLPWLTQLGGSALTSKDEIPKLEADQLDDKEVCDETARKVWVPGRNVVFTAIALSFAEAEDAEKIIVGWDLEEAATFPDNSKEFLDAFNNVLEIGSLDDVQIEAPLIRMHKENIVKLGDKIGAPMQLSYSCYMGGEEHCGWCESCMRRKRAFKSANVEDKTQYRDK; encoded by the coding sequence ATGAATAATTCAAACAGAAAAAAAGCGATATCTGTTCTATCAGGAGGTCTGGACTCAACAGTAGCCACTTCCCTCCTGGTGAAAGATTATGATATTCATGCTGTAACCTTTGATTATGGTCAAAGAAGTGTCAAGATGGAAATAAGATCTTCAATGGCTATATGTGAAGAATTAGGCATGGAGCATACGGTTATCAAACTTCCCTGGCTAACCCAGCTGGGTGGTTCTGCACTGACCAGCAAGGATGAAATTCCCAAACTTGAAGCAGATCAACTGGATGATAAAGAAGTTTGTGATGAAACTGCCCGGAAAGTATGGGTTCCTGGTAGGAATGTGGTGTTCACAGCCATTGCATTATCTTTTGCCGAGGCAGAAGACGCAGAGAAGATCATAGTTGGATGGGATCTGGAAGAAGCAGCAACCTTTCCCGATAATTCTAAAGAATTCTTAGATGCTTTCAACAATGTTCTGGAAATTGGTTCACTGGATGATGTGCAGATAGAAGCCCCTCTTATCAGGATGCACAAAGAAAACATTGTAAAATTAGGTGATAAGATAGGAGCACCAATGCAACTCAGCTACTCATGTTACATGGGTGGAGAAGAACATTGTGGCTGGTGTGAATCATGCATGAGGCGTAAAAGAGCCTTCAAATCTGCAAATGTAGAGGATAAAACCCAATATCGGGATAAGTGA